The following coding sequences lie in one Arachis ipaensis cultivar K30076 chromosome B05, Araip1.1, whole genome shotgun sequence genomic window:
- the LOC107641634 gene encoding uncharacterized protein LOC107641634 has protein sequence MASNLHVRSNSLPSASHPSSTRVQEELNKVKTFEATSTSASAFGLSLLENLYISLDDILSVSSTQKAIFHHQGEEILDGSLRLLDICGITRDTVMQIKENVQSLHSALRRRKADSNIEKIIAEYNSFSKKMKKNIKKLITSLKQLESKFCASSLLNEEVISVVREVIVMNMSVFQSLLSFLAGPPSKLKATKWMNKLMHKGEVSSKNSNELQCVDEALNTILNEGANGSNMQVAHGRLDALEDAIESIEIALENLFRRLVKTRASLLNIMTQ, from the coding sequence atGGCAAGCAATCTTCATGTTCGTTCAAACAGTTTGCCATCTGCATCTCATCCATCCTCCACAAGGGTTCAAGAGGAGCTCAACAAGGTCAAGACTTTTGAAGCAACATCCACATCTGCATCTGCATTTGGATTGTCCTTGTTAGAAAATCTATACATTTCCTTGGACGATATTCTCAGTGTTTCTTCCACCCAAAAGGCTATATTTCATCATCAAGGTGAAGAGATATTGGATGGCTCTTTGAGACTTTTGGATATATGTGGAATCACAAGGGACACAGTGATGCAGATCAAGGAAAATGTACAATCACTTCACTCTGCTCTCAGAAGGAGAAAGGCAGATTCAAATATTGAAAAGATTATAGCAGAATACAATTCATTctcaaagaagatgaagaaaaatatCAAGAAGTTGATCACATCTTTGAAGCAATTAGAAAGCAAGTTTTGTGCTTCCTCACTCCTGAATGAAGAAGTGATTAGTGTTGTAAGGGAAGTGATTGTGATGAACATGTCTGTCTTTCAATCCCTTCTCTCATTCTTGGCTGGTCCTCCTTCAAAATTAAAGGCAACTAAATGGATGAACAAGTTGATGCATAAGGGAGAAGTGAGCTCAAAGAATTCCAATGAGCTGCAGTGTGTTGATGAAGCATTGAACACCATTTTAAATGAAGGTGCTAATGGTTCCAACATGCAAGTAGCACATGGAAGATTGGATGCTCTGGAAGATGCCATTGAAAGCATTGAAATTGCTTTGGAGAACTTATTTAGGCGCTTGGTAAAAACCAGAGCCTCTCTTTTAAACATTATGACTCAGTAG
- the LOC107642526 gene encoding uncharacterized protein LOC107642526 codes for MASKLHVRSNSLPNGSHPCSSRVRDQLKNLKAFEATSSSESIVTSLSLLEDLYSSLDDLLNVASTQKVISQQQGDKCIEEILDGSMKVLDICGITRDTVMQIKENVQFLHSALRRRKDDSTIETSIAEYNSFSKKMKKNVNKVITSLKQLQSKFGASQLLNEEVMRVLREVIAMNVSIFQSLLTFFARPASKSKAAKWMNKLMHKGVVASEDNSENCNELQLVDATLNILLKEGANGSNMKVGHEKLEALEIAIESIEIRLESLFRSMIKTKTSLLNILSQ; via the coding sequence ATGGCAAGCAAGTTGCATGTTCGGTCAAACAGTTTGCCAAATGGATCTCATCCATGCTCCTCCAGAGTAAGAGATCAATTGAAGAACCTCAAGGCTTTCGAAGCAACTTCGTCATCTGAGTCAATTGTCACTAGCTTGTCCCTTTTGGAAGATCTATACTCTTCTTTGGATGATCTTCTCAATGTTGCATCAACCCAAAAGGTCATCTCTCAACAACAAGGTGACAAATGCATTGAAGAAATCTTGGATGGATCCATGAAGGTCTTGGATATATGTGGCATCACAAGGGACACAGTTATGCAGATCAAGGAGAATGTGCAATTCCTTCATTCAGCTCTTAGAAGGAGAAAGGATGATTCAACCATCGAAACAAGCATAGCTGAATACAATTCCTTctcaaagaagatgaagaaaaatgtCAACAAGGTGATCACATCCTTGAAGCAGCTACAAAGCAAATTCGGAGCATCTCAACTGTTGAATGAAGAAGTGATGAGAGTTTTAAGAGAAGTGATTGCAATGAACGTGTCTATCTTCCAATCCCTTTTGACTTTTTTCGCTCGTCCAGCGTCGAAGTCAAAGGCAGCCAAATGGATGAACAAGTTGATGCATAAAGGAGTGGTTGCATCTGAAGATAACTCAGAGAATTGCAATGAATTGCAATTGGTGGATGCAACTTTGAACATCCTTTTAAAAGAAGGTGCTAATGGTTCCAACATGAAAGTAGGACATGAGAAATTGGAGGCTTTGGAGATTGCAATTGAAAGCATTGAGATTAGATTAGAAAGCTTATTTAGGAGCATGATTAAGACTAAGACATCCCTTTTGAACATATTATCCCAATAG
- the LOC107642527 gene encoding uncharacterized protein LOC107642527 has protein sequence MASKLHVRSNSLPNGSHPCSSRVQEQLNNLRNFEATCTSESVVKGLSMLEDVYFSLDNLLNVGSTQKAISDHQSEKCFQEILDGSIKVLDVCGIARDTVMQIKENVQSLHSSLRRRKGDSCIEKSIAEYNSSSKKMRKNVNKLITSLKHLQSKYGILNQHQDHIILSEVIEMNKCVFQCLLSFLGGPSKSKASKWMNKLMQKGEVNSESGNELQLVDAALNTLLNEGAKGSQIQASNEQLEALEIAIESIESGLENLFRRMIKTRTSLLNILSQ, from the coding sequence atgGCAAGCAAATTGCATGTTCGATCAAACAGTTTGCCAAATGGATCTCATCCATGCTCCTCAAGAGTGCAAGAGCAGTTGAACAACCTCAGGAACTTTGAAGCAACCTGCACATCAGAGTCGGTTGTCAAAGGCTTGTCCATGTTGGAAGATGTATACTTCTCCTTGGACAATCTTCTCAATGTTGGTTCAACCCAGAAGGCTATTTCTGATCATCAAAGTGAGAAATGCTTCCAAGAGATCTTGGATGGCTCAATCAAAGTCTTGGATGTGTGTGGCATTGCAAGGGACACTGTCATGCAGATCAAGGAGAATGTACAATCCCTTCATTCATCTcttagaagaagaaagggagacTCATGCATTGAAAAGAGCATAGCCGAATACAATTCCTCCTcaaagaagatgaggaagaatgTCAACAAGTTGATCACATCTTTGAAGCACCTACAAAGCAAATATGGAATCTTAAATCAGCATCAAGATCATATCATTCTAAGCGAAGTGATAGAAATGAACAAGTGTGTCTTCCAATGTCTGCTATCATTCTTGGGTGGTCCTTCAAAGTCAAAGGCAAGCAAATGGATGAACAAGTTAATGCAAAAGGGAGAAGTGAACTCAGAGAGTGGCAATGAATTGCAATTGGTGGATGCAGCTTTGAACACCCTCTTAAATGAAGGTGCTAAAGGCTCCCAGATTCAAGCTTCCAATGAACAATTAGAGGCTTTGGAGATTGCTATTGAAAGCATTGAGAGTGGTTTGGAGAACTTATTTAGGCGCATGATTAAGACTAGAACATCCCTTTTGAACATATTATCCCAATAG
- the LOC107639979 gene encoding uncharacterized protein LOC107639979, with amino-acid sequence MASKLHVRSNSLPNGSHPWSSRVQEQLNNLRNFEATCTSESVVKGLSIKYVILNQHQDLSILSEVIEMNKCVFQCLLSFLGGPSKSKASKWMNKLMQKGEVNSESGNEWQLVDAALNTLLNEGAKGSQIQASNEQLEALEIAIESIESGLENLFRRMIKTRTSLLNILSQ; translated from the exons atgGCAAGCAAATTGCATGTTCGATCAAACAGTTTGCCAAATGGATCTCATCCATGGTCCTCAAGAGTGCAAGAGCAGTTGAACAACCTCAGGAACTTTGAAGCAACCTGCACATCTGAGTCGGTTGTCAAAGGCTTGTCCAT CAAATATGTAATCTTAAATCAGCATCAAGATCTTAGCATTCTAAGCGAAGTGATAGAAATGAACAAGTGTGTCTTCCAATGTCTGCTATCATTCTTGGGTGGTCCTTCAAAGTCAAAGGCAAGCAAATGGATGAACAAGTTGATGCAAAAGGGAGAAGTGAACTCAGAGAGTGGCAATGAGTGGCAATTGGTGGATGCAGCTTTGAACACCCTCTTAAATGAAGGTGCTAAAGGCTCCCAGATTCAAGCTTCCAATGAACAATTAGAGGCTTTGGAGATTGCTATTGAAAGCATTGAGAGTGGTTTGGAGAACTTATTTAGGCGCATGATTAAGACTAGAACATCCCTTTTGAACATATTATCCCAATAG
- the LOC107641633 gene encoding uncharacterized protein LOC107641633, which translates to METKFHIRSNSLPNGSHPSYTKVQEDLNKLRTYEATSASTSESISTGLSLLQDLYVSLDDLLNAASTQKVISHHQGDKWFEEILDGSIKVLDICGITRDTVMQIKENVQSLHSALRRRKADSTIGSRVAEYNLLTKEIKKNVKKLITSLKQSQFGASPLLNEDQDVANVISVLREVIEMNMSVFQSLLSFLAGPLSKSKAAKWMNKLMHKEEVNSQNSNELQCVDAALRTILNEGSNMKIAHERLAALENVITSLENDLENLFRHLIKTRVSLLNIMAQ; encoded by the coding sequence ATGGAAACCAAATTTCATATTCGGTCAAACAGTTTGCCAAATGGATCTCATCCAAGCTACACAAAGGTTCAAGAGGATCTCAACAAGCTCAGGACTTATGAAGCAACATCTGCTTCAACATCTGAGTCAATTAGCACTGGATTGTCCTTGCTTCAAGACTTATATGTTTCCTTGGATGATCTTCTCAATGCTGCTTCAACTCAAAAGGTTATCTCCCATCATCAAGGTGACAAATGGTTTGAAGAGATCTTGGATGGCTCAATCAAAGTCTTGGATATATGTGGAATCACAAGGGACACAGTTATGCAGATCAAGGAAAATGTACAATCCCTTCATTCTGCTCTCAGAAGGAGAAAGGCAGATTCAACTATTGGATCAAGAGTAGCCGAATACAATTTGTTGACAAAGGAGATTAAGAAGAATGTCAAGAAGTTGATCACATCTTTGAAGCAGAGCCAATTTGGAGCATCCCCATTGTTGAATGAAGATCAAGATGTTGCTAATGTGATTAGTGTTTTAAGAGAAGTCATTGAAATGAACATGTCTGTCTTCCAATCCCTACTTTCATTCTTGGCTGGTCCTCTTTCAAAGTCAAAGGCAGCTAAATGGATGAACAAATTGATGCATAAGGAAGAAGTGAACTCACAAAATTCCAATGAGTTGCAGTGTGTTGATGCTGCTTTAAGAACCATTCTAAATGAAGGTTCCAACATGAAGATAGCACATGAAAGATTGGCGGCTTTGGAGAATGTCATCACAAGCCTTGAGAATGATTTGGAGAACCTATTTAGGCATTTGATCAAAACAAGAGTCTCTCTTTTGAACATCATGGCTCAATAG